In the genome of bacterium, one region contains:
- a CDS encoding prepilin-type N-terminal cleavage/methylation domain-containing protein: MIKALSKQQGFTLMEMLVVVAIIGLLSGIVLTTFTGVRKLARDAKRTADLRQLNSAIEFYINDNGHAPYVGALNCNSTNTDPGGCVTSVNKPTQWAALQAELQPYLTKLPTDPCGQSCNTGDGSSGRWAMIYYNPPATVASLCQNYGCPLTNAQLNGHYAVFAGVMEVADTDYTSTYKGVPTFGFKTYSIGNSF; encoded by the coding sequence ATGATTAAAGCGTTATCCAAACAACAAGGGTTTACATTAATGGAAATGCTGGTAGTAGTGGCCATTATCGGCCTACTATCGGGAATCGTCTTAACGACCTTTACCGGCGTGCGTAAGCTTGCCCGTGATGCTAAGCGCACAGCAGACCTGCGCCAGCTGAACAGCGCCATAGAATTCTATATCAATGACAATGGCCATGCGCCATATGTAGGAGCGCTGAACTGTAATTCCACCAATACTGACCCAGGTGGATGCGTAACGAGCGTAAACAAGCCTACACAATGGGCCGCGCTCCAGGCAGAATTGCAGCCTTATCTGACAAAACTACCTACAGACCCCTGCGGCCAATCTTGTAACACAGGAGATGGCTCTTCAGGCCGATGGGCCATGATTTATTACAACCCCCCTGCAACTGTAGCTAGTCTGTGTCAAAATTACGGATGCCCCTTAACCAACGCCCAGCTTAACGGCCACTATGCAGTTTTTGCCGGAGTTATGGAAGTGGCAGATACAGACTACACCTCAACATACAAAGGGGTGCCGACTTTCGGCTTTAAAACTTACAGTATAGGAAATTCTTTCTAA
- the tsaD gene encoding tRNA (adenosine(37)-N6)-threonylcarbamoyltransferase complex transferase subunit TsaD, producing the protein MSKLPSRSRKVKILAIETSCDETAGAVLIGNPHSAKPDYRFLSSVVKSQIAIHKKTGGVVPEVAARAHMTSIMPVVNKTLVDAKAKLTDMDYIAVTSGPGLVVSLIVGTEFAKGLSMATGKPLLPTNHMEGHLYSAFSLHPEKIKFPVLSIIVSGGHTMLVLMRNYKDYKVIGSTVDDAAGEAFDKIARLLKLPYPGGPEISKLALRGKTDLNFPRPMMSAANYDFSFSGLKTAVLYYIDKKTKNGKVALYTQDKADIAMSFQNAVVDVLTTKALRACKQYKCKTVALSGGVAANRPLRESLSRVCQAEKINFIVPDFELCTDNAQMIALAAYFRLYNKGKAVLPARVKADPAWEIH; encoded by the coding sequence ATGAGTAAGCTGCCTAGCCGCTCTCGCAAAGTAAAAATATTAGCCATAGAAACCAGCTGCGACGAAACTGCTGGCGCTGTTTTAATTGGCAACCCTCACAGCGCAAAGCCAGACTATAGATTTCTATCATCCGTTGTTAAATCGCAAATCGCTATTCATAAAAAAACCGGCGGCGTGGTACCGGAGGTTGCAGCCCGAGCTCACATGACAAGCATTATGCCGGTAGTAAATAAGACTCTTGTCGATGCCAAAGCGAAATTAACAGATATGGACTATATTGCTGTTACATCTGGCCCTGGATTAGTGGTGTCTTTAATAGTAGGAACAGAGTTTGCCAAAGGATTGTCTATGGCCACGGGCAAACCGCTTCTTCCCACGAACCATATGGAAGGCCATTTGTACTCTGCTTTTAGTCTCCACCCAGAAAAGATTAAATTCCCAGTGCTGTCTATAATAGTATCCGGCGGTCATACTATGCTTGTCCTTATGCGCAATTACAAAGACTACAAAGTAATTGGCTCTACTGTCGATGATGCCGCTGGAGAAGCTTTCGACAAGATTGCCAGGCTGCTCAAGCTTCCCTATCCCGGAGGCCCGGAAATATCTAAATTGGCTTTGAGAGGAAAAACCGATTTAAACTTTCCACGACCGATGATGAGTGCGGCAAACTACGATTTTTCCTTTTCGGGGTTAAAGACGGCGGTACTCTATTACATAGACAAGAAAACCAAAAACGGAAAAGTTGCCCTTTATACTCAGGACAAGGCAGACATAGCAATGTCATTCCAGAATGCGGTGGTTGATGTGCTCACAACCAAGGCGCTGAGAGCCTGTAAACAATACAAGTGCAAAACGGTAGCTTTATCGGGCGGCGTAGCTGCCAACCGGCCGCTAAGAGAAAGTCTTAGCCGCGTTTGCCAGGCGGAAAAAATAAACTTTATAGTTCCCGACTTCGAACTTTGCACCGACAACGCCCAAATGATAGCCTTAGCCGCGTACTTTCGTTTATACAACAAAGGTAAAGCCGTTTTGCCAGCGAGAGTAAAGGCCGACCCAGCTTGGGAAATTCACTAG
- a CDS encoding DUF378 domain-containing protein, translating into MKFINTLAMILVVVGGLNWGLVGAFDFNLVDAIFGSMEAVERIIYVLVGLSAILVAFGSMKGSSNSSSM; encoded by the coding sequence TTGAAATTTATCAACACTTTAGCAATGATTTTGGTAGTTGTTGGCGGCCTTAACTGGGGCTTAGTCGGCGCTTTCGATTTCAACCTTGTAGATGCCATCTTTGGCAGCATGGAAGCTGTAGAAAGAATCATCTACGTATTAGTAGGCTTGTCCGCTATTTTGGTTGCGTTTGGCAGCATGAAAGGCAGCAGCAACTCATCTAGCATGTAA
- a CDS encoding cytochrome b5 domain-containing protein has translation MKKLSILVVAFALLAAGCNSTETTITQDSSTNNNQSTEQTATGYTMADVSAANSGSKCYSAINGSVYDLTEWIPLHPGGAAKIQALCGKDGSSFFNGQHGGQAQQESALAKYKIGTLQQ, from the coding sequence ATGAAAAAACTATCAATTCTAGTTGTAGCTTTTGCTCTCTTAGCTGCGGGATGCAACAGTACAGAAACAACTATCACTCAAGACAGCAGCACAAACAATAATCAAAGCACAGAACAAACCGCTACTGGTTATACTATGGCTGATGTATCAGCGGCTAATTCTGGGTCAAAGTGTTACTCTGCAATTAATGGATCCGTATACGATCTAACAGAATGGATCCCTCTGCATCCGGGCGGTGCGGCAAAGATTCAGGCTTTGTGCGGCAAGGATGGAAGCAGTTTCTTTAACGGGCAGCATGGCGGTCAGGCGCAGCAGGAATCAGCTTTGGCAAAATATAAGATCGGTACATTACAACAGTAA
- a CDS encoding DUF3307 domain-containing protein yields the protein MNIELFIFAFLAHLVGDYLIQTEYEASNKPKGSFFNWALLIHVVKYTVCVGLAIAWCGASYWWIVWIFATHYVLDRRAFIIWWRRKIMRSSEKSIKNDWWLNVIVDQIFHILTIAVIAILS from the coding sequence ATGAATATTGAATTGTTTATCTTTGCTTTTCTCGCCCACTTAGTCGGAGACTACCTGATCCAGACCGAATACGAGGCGAGCAATAAACCGAAGGGAAGCTTCTTTAACTGGGCGCTACTGATTCATGTCGTTAAATACACGGTGTGCGTGGGCTTGGCGATTGCGTGGTGCGGAGCTTCTTACTGGTGGATAGTCTGGATCTTCGCGACACATTACGTGTTGGATCGCCGGGCGTTTATTATCTGGTGGAGAAGGAAAATAATGCGAAGCAGCGAAAAGTCGATCAAAAATGATTGGTGGTTAAACGTCATAGTAGACCAAATCTTTCATATACTGACGATAGCTGTGATTGCGATCCTTTCATAA
- a CDS encoding M23 family metallopeptidase yields the protein MNKGNIIILTVVLAALLGYLVYSQTRPDPLESIATNQAAPTEENQFTTSPSPENEPTQSSTRPEIAMPISQAEQRITKKSYGTYVTPQNSPVSPEVFTGYHTGADFEVFDTEANTDVDVNAICDGELLRKTTATGYGGYALQSCNIEGKAVTVVYGHMRLSSISAKVGNTLTAGEKIGVLGTGYSNETSNERKHLHLSIHVGTSVDIRGYVQGKAALSAWMDPKVVLGL from the coding sequence ATGAACAAGGGAAATATCATAATTTTAACTGTGGTTTTAGCGGCACTTCTGGGCTATCTGGTGTATTCTCAAACACGCCCAGACCCATTAGAGAGCATTGCCACTAACCAAGCTGCCCCAACAGAAGAAAACCAATTTACCACCTCACCCTCACCCGAAAATGAGCCGACGCAAAGTTCGACAAGACCAGAAATTGCCATGCCCATTTCCCAAGCCGAGCAGAGAATAACAAAAAAATCTTATGGGACTTATGTTACGCCGCAAAACTCGCCGGTTAGTCCCGAAGTATTCACCGGATATCATACAGGAGCGGACTTTGAAGTTTTTGATACCGAAGCGAATACCGATGTAGATGTTAATGCTATTTGCGACGGCGAATTGCTGCGCAAGACTACTGCCACGGGATACGGAGGTTATGCTCTACAGTCATGCAACATTGAAGGCAAAGCAGTAACTGTCGTCTATGGGCATATGCGCCTATCTAGCATCAGTGCGAAAGTAGGCAACACTCTAACAGCCGGTGAAAAAATCGGAGTTCTAGGAACCGGATATTCAAATGAAACCAGCAACGAACGCAAACATCTTCATTTAAGCATTCATGTCGGTACAAGCGTCGACATCCGCGGTTACGTTCAAGGCAAAGCCGCGCTCAGTGCCTGGATGGACCCGAAAGTAGTACTGGGCCTGTAA
- a CDS encoding FAD-binding oxidoreductase produces the protein MNKMLSNHSPWIHQLNRQRPIALLESDHHTDVAIIGGGIAGTATAYYALKNTDKQIILVEADKIAHGATGHNGGFLASYFERSFSGLVAEFGLKQAASGQQAMESSWTLLDEIRQEANLQTPMWQFTGYAACVTMEEVLVHLENNALKLKAGLSSLPMMISEEAPGLPDIPEIYKDLYSILPKQDILNLLETENEDYIAILPERKGCMNSAVFCEELIGYLLAAYPDRFTLAENTKVRRLVLKENHGVLDVGKGKKISAKQIVLCTNGFENINIVNTAGPSVNEKFHHLVRGIVGYMAGYTEEMSKPPVEISYLPKKSVHGKDIFDEEPYFYLTRRPYNEEPHTKHNLICVGGPEALMDDTNNYNPEHVYPDEAKTQIDNFLRYTYKHAPKDKVSYKFLWHGLMGFTPNGVRLIGPEPCNPILYYNLGCNGVGLLPSIYGGSKISQHLSGQKVPASIFDPQDNRVKNKQSKPSYHKRRAKTSKKPA, from the coding sequence ATGAATAAAATGCTTTCTAATCACTCCCCTTGGATTCATCAATTAAACAGGCAACGGCCAATAGCTCTGCTCGAAAGCGACCATCACACTGATGTCGCGATTATCGGCGGAGGCATAGCCGGCACAGCAACTGCTTACTACGCACTAAAAAATACAGACAAACAAATAATTTTAGTTGAAGCTGATAAGATTGCCCACGGCGCCACTGGACACAACGGCGGTTTTTTAGCTAGTTATTTTGAACGCAGTTTTTCGGGTTTGGTTGCAGAATTTGGATTGAAACAAGCGGCCAGCGGCCAACAGGCAATGGAATCCAGCTGGACTCTACTAGACGAGATTCGCCAGGAAGCCAACCTACAAACGCCGATGTGGCAATTTACCGGCTACGCTGCTTGCGTAACCATGGAAGAGGTTCTGGTTCATTTAGAAAATAATGCACTCAAACTTAAAGCAGGCTTATCTTCTTTACCGATGATGATTTCCGAAGAGGCTCCAGGATTGCCCGATATTCCCGAGATTTACAAGGACCTTTATTCTATTCTTCCCAAGCAGGATATTTTAAATCTGCTCGAAACCGAGAACGAAGATTACATCGCCATCCTCCCCGAACGAAAAGGCTGCATGAACAGCGCTGTATTTTGCGAAGAACTTATTGGCTACCTGCTCGCTGCATACCCCGACAGATTTACCTTGGCCGAAAATACCAAAGTTCGACGATTAGTTTTAAAAGAGAACCACGGCGTACTAGATGTAGGCAAGGGAAAAAAGATCAGTGCCAAACAGATCGTTCTCTGCACGAACGGCTTCGAAAATATAAATATAGTGAACACTGCTGGCCCTTCGGTAAATGAAAAATTCCACCATTTAGTTCGCGGAATAGTCGGCTATATGGCAGGATACACGGAAGAAATGAGCAAACCGCCTGTAGAAATTAGCTACCTCCCTAAAAAATCCGTTCATGGCAAAGATATTTTTGATGAAGAACCATACTTTTATCTCACCCGACGGCCGTATAACGAAGAGCCTCATACCAAACATAATTTAATCTGCGTGGGCGGACCGGAAGCATTAATGGATGATACTAATAATTACAATCCAGAACACGTTTACCCAGACGAGGCTAAAACACAGATCGATAACTTTCTCCGCTACACGTACAAACACGCGCCAAAGGACAAGGTGAGCTACAAGTTCTTATGGCATGGCCTAATGGGCTTTACCCCGAATGGGGTGCGGCTAATTGGACCAGAACCATGCAATCCTATCCTCTACTATAACTTGGGCTGCAATGGAGTGGGACTGCTGCCATCTATCTATGGCGGCTCGAAGATCTCCCAGCATCTGTCCGGTCAAAAAGTGCCCGCTTCTATATTTGACCCGCAGGATAACCGAGTGAAAAATAAACAAAGTAAACCGTCTTACCATAAGCGTCGCGCAAAAACATCAAAAAAACCAGCTTAA
- a CDS encoding winged helix-turn-helix transcriptional regulator, protein MKKLSNKLEFLMNLSKAQAIISRKLHGQGLGFGDLVVLNAISQADGGKIRRVDLAEQVGLTASAVTRILIPLEKIGVVKRESGEHDARVGYTSLTTAGKELFEDTIKWTSLKCEDLLSGQNEKDLAQMSEVLKTIS, encoded by the coding sequence ATGAAGAAGTTGAGCAATAAATTGGAGTTTTTAATGAATTTATCCAAAGCACAGGCAATTATTTCCAGAAAATTGCACGGACAGGGATTGGGTTTTGGTGATTTGGTGGTGTTAAATGCAATCAGCCAGGCGGACGGTGGAAAAATTCGTCGCGTAGATTTGGCCGAACAGGTGGGCCTAACTGCCTCCGCTGTAACCCGTATACTCATACCGTTAGAAAAGATCGGTGTAGTTAAGCGCGAGAGCGGCGAGCATGATGCGCGAGTCGGGTACACTAGCCTCACTACTGCCGGAAAAGAACTATTCGAAGACACTATAAAGTGGACCAGCTTAAAATGTGAGGATCTGCTGTCGGGTCAGAATGAAAAGGATCTTGCGCAAATGTCCGAAGTACTGAAGACTATTAGCTAA
- a CDS encoding VOC family protein — translation MKIHELGHVVLYVTDLERSASFYKDILGFRQIARRTGMAIFSGGRTHHEMLLIEVGGEVRAKGVEPGLYHIGFKIGDSPQDIKDAYRELVAKGVQIIGATDHHVTHSLYIMDPDGNELELYADVNDEWKTDPEAVLAPPKPLAL, via the coding sequence ATGAAAATACATGAATTAGGCCATGTTGTGTTGTATGTTACAGATTTAGAACGGTCAGCCAGTTTTTATAAAGATATATTGGGTTTCCGTCAGATTGCGCGTCGTACTGGGATGGCGATTTTTTCCGGAGGCAGGACTCACCATGAAATGCTATTAATCGAAGTTGGCGGTGAGGTGCGTGCTAAAGGAGTTGAGCCTGGGCTTTATCATATCGGGTTTAAGATAGGCGATTCGCCTCAGGATATAAAGGATGCCTACCGGGAATTAGTTGCTAAGGGTGTGCAGATAATCGGGGCTACCGATCACCATGTTACTCACAGTTTGTATATAATGGATCCAGACGGTAACGAGTTAGAGCTGTACGCCGATGTTAACGACGAATGGAAAACTGATCCTGAAGCTGTATTGGCGCCGCCTAAACCCCTAGCCTTGTAG
- a CDS encoding ATP-binding cassette domain-containing protein: MEKENAIVIENLTKSYKDVEVLKGVNLAVEKGTMLALLGPNGAGKTTIVRILSTLLSKDGGNVKVNGYDVDKDSSRVRESIGLTSQYAALDEFLSGRENLIMMGRLFKLSKEDAKKRAQQLLEQFDLVDAAERAVKTYSGGMKRRLDLAVSLIPTPPIIYLDEPTTGLDPRSRLAMWDVIKKLVEADVTILLTTQYLEEADQLADKIAVIDGGKVIAEGTADELKKSVGTERLELVLKTPEDFNKTADVMNGYSLQKNEKNHSVSVAVSDGVGEISKILQLLQSNNVSIDSLSLHKPTLDDVFMQLTGHHAEMPGEESEEDTGSAGSATQKGAK, encoded by the coding sequence ATGGAAAAAGAGAATGCAATAGTTATAGAGAACTTAACCAAATCTTATAAAGACGTGGAGGTTCTTAAAGGAGTTAACTTGGCAGTAGAAAAGGGCACTATGCTGGCTCTGCTTGGCCCGAATGGTGCCGGAAAAACTACTATCGTTAGAATCCTTTCGACCTTGCTGAGCAAGGATGGCGGCAATGTTAAGGTGAACGGTTACGACGTAGATAAGGACAGCTCCAGGGTACGTGAAAGCATCGGTTTGACCAGCCAGTATGCTGCACTGGACGAATTTTTGTCTGGCCGCGAAAATTTAATTATGATGGGACGTTTGTTTAAGCTCAGTAAGGAAGACGCCAAGAAGCGTGCCCAGCAGTTATTGGAGCAATTTGATCTAGTGGACGCAGCAGAACGAGCAGTAAAAACTTATTCTGGCGGTATGAAGCGTCGTTTGGACTTGGCTGTAAGCTTAATTCCAACCCCACCGATTATTTATTTGGACGAACCAACTACTGGACTCGACCCGCGCAGCCGTTTGGCGATGTGGGATGTGATAAAAAAGCTGGTAGAAGCTGATGTAACCATTTTGCTTACCACACAGTATCTTGAGGAAGCCGATCAGTTGGCAGATAAAATTGCCGTAATCGACGGTGGTAAAGTCATTGCCGAAGGAACGGCGGATGAGCTCAAGAAAAGTGTTGGGACTGAGCGCTTAGAGCTTGTCTTAAAGACTCCAGAGGATTTTAACAAAACTGCGGATGTGATGAATGGTTACAGTTTGCAAAAGAACGAGAAGAATCACAGCGTGAGTGTAGCCGTGAGTGATGGTGTGGGTGAAATTTCCAAAATCTTGCAGCTATTGCAGAGCAATAATGTGTCGATCGACTCGTTATCGCTTCATAAGCCGACCCTGGACGATGTATTTATGCAATTAACAGGGCATCATGCCGAAATGCCTGGAGAAGAAAGCGAAGAAGATACGGGTTCTGCCGGGAGCGCAACACAGAAAGGAGCTAAATAA
- a CDS encoding ABC transporter permease has translation MTQSHEHLETLQDTAFVGTIKPQKHSAVGGVLNDAWVFILRSLKLIFKSPDQLIGLIVQPIMFMLLFRYVFGGAINTGSTSYVNFLVAGILVQMAAFGALTTSFSVAIDMQKGVIDRLKSFPIASWAVLVGHVVGDLVRNVLSSLILIGVAMVVGFRPNAGVKEWILITLIVLLFTFAVSWVSAILGLIAKTVEAVQWMGFFLVFPLTFASAAFAPTETMAKGIRVFAQNQPVTHVIEAIRALMIGTPIGNHATLAVIWCVGIIVVAIPLAAYLFKKQITK, from the coding sequence ATGACACAATCACACGAACACTTGGAGACACTACAAGACACAGCTTTTGTAGGAACTATTAAGCCGCAGAAGCACTCTGCTGTTGGAGGCGTCTTAAATGACGCCTGGGTTTTCATCTTACGCAGCTTAAAGCTGATCTTTAAGAGCCCGGATCAATTGATCGGCTTGATTGTCCAGCCGATTATGTTTATGCTCCTATTCCGCTATGTGTTTGGCGGGGCGATTAACACCGGCAGTACCAGTTACGTAAACTTTTTAGTGGCTGGTATCTTGGTGCAAATGGCAGCTTTCGGCGCATTGACTACGTCTTTTTCTGTGGCAATTGACATGCAGAAGGGTGTTATTGACCGGCTTAAGTCTTTTCCGATTGCCAGCTGGGCTGTATTGGTCGGCCACGTAGTCGGTGACTTGGTGCGCAACGTATTGTCTTCTCTAATTTTGATAGGCGTGGCGATGGTGGTTGGGTTTCGGCCGAACGCCGGTGTTAAGGAATGGATCTTGATTACACTGATAGTCTTGTTGTTTACCTTTGCCGTATCGTGGGTGTCTGCCATCTTAGGGTTGATTGCTAAGACCGTAGAGGCTGTGCAGTGGATGGGGTTCTTCCTAGTTTTTCCGCTAACATTCGCCAGCGCTGCATTTGCGCCAACAGAAACTATGGCCAAGGGTATTCGCGTGTTTGCCCAGAACCAGCCTGTGACTCATGTAATCGAAGCGATTCGCGCATTGATGATTGGCACTCCGATCGGGAATCACGCCACGCTTGCAGTTATTTGGTGCGTGGGAATTATAGTAGTGGCTATTCCTTTGGCTGCCTATCTATTTAAAAAACAAATTACAAAATAA
- a CDS encoding transposase: MINNYRGAEDSVLYSQVVTKLRQFFLQRGYTEVHTQDRLSILAACEDPSTIATFNYGGELWPLPQTGQMWLEYELLTKPELPGVFCVSTSYRNEPNPIPGRHKILFPMFEFESRGSIDDLRKLEEDMLVHLGFGLPGTFVHKTYDAMANFYGTSDLMSAHENNMKIDFGNVVFLERFPQHTSPFWNMKKDGDYANKIDVIINGQETIGSAERSTNPEEMRELFHTISEGDYAGKLYDLFGKERVEKELEEFLSLDFFPRFGGGIGLTRLMSAMAELQKVPVMQ; this comes from the coding sequence ATGATTAATAACTATCGAGGAGCCGAAGATTCCGTCCTCTATAGCCAGGTAGTAACCAAGCTGCGCCAGTTCTTTTTGCAGCGGGGATATACCGAGGTCCATACTCAGGACCGCTTGAGCATTTTGGCGGCCTGCGAAGATCCCTCGACTATTGCCACCTTTAACTATGGTGGGGAATTGTGGCCATTGCCGCAGACTGGCCAGATGTGGCTTGAATATGAGTTGTTAACAAAGCCGGAATTGCCCGGCGTTTTTTGTGTCTCTACCAGTTACCGCAACGAACCGAATCCGATCCCTGGACGGCATAAAATTTTGTTTCCGATGTTTGAGTTCGAGTCGCGCGGGTCTATAGATGATTTGCGCAAGCTGGAAGAAGACATGTTGGTGCACTTAGGATTTGGTTTGCCGGGCACCTTCGTTCATAAAACGTATGACGCTATGGCTAATTTTTACGGGACCTCAGACTTAATGAGCGCGCATGAAAATAATATGAAGATCGACTTTGGCAATGTCGTCTTCCTCGAACGTTTCCCGCAGCATACTTCACCCTTTTGGAATATGAAGAAAGATGGTGATTATGCCAACAAGATTGATGTGATAATTAATGGTCAGGAAACTATAGGCAGTGCCGAACGTAGCACTAACCCAGAAGAAATGCGCGAATTATTCCATACAATCAGCGAAGGCGACTATGCCGGCAAGCTTTATGATTTATTTGGAAAAGAGAGGGTAGAGAAGGAACTGGAAGAATTTTTATCTCTTGATTTCTTCCCGCGATTTGGTGGCGGCATAGGGTTAACCCGATTAATGAGCGCCATGGCGGAGTTGCAAAAAGTTCCTGTAATGCAATAA
- a CDS encoding cation:proton antiporter: MTLLWLAVILIAAKLASLVERFGQSAVLGELIIGIVLGNLALVGIHLFDPIKTDTFLPFLAELGVIILLFQVGLESNISEMRKVGWRAFLVAIVGVVAPFVLGTWVVGPWLLPGLENNTYLFLGAALTATSVGITARVFKDMGKLNTSEAKIVLGAAVIDDVIGLIILAVVSALVSSGSVSLATVAIIFGKSLAFLVGAIVVGQLIAPYIGKFMSKIHTGIGMKFTIAISFALVFAALAGLIGLAPIVGAFAAGLVLDPVHFDYFSKPAAAADLAKYAESSSDDSHKEKLLAKAKHHSDKHIEELIEPVAVFLVPVFFVMTGMSVNLETLFDPKILLAGLGITIAAFAGKIIAGAVAGKVSKSLVGFGMVPRGEVGLIFATIGKQLGVVPDTVFSVILIMVILTTLLTPPILSYMLKDKPNNPEPVPAT, encoded by the coding sequence ATGACTTTGTTATGGCTGGCAGTAATCTTGATAGCAGCGAAGCTGGCAAGCTTAGTAGAACGGTTCGGGCAGTCGGCAGTATTAGGAGAACTGATCATCGGTATCGTCTTGGGAAATTTAGCGCTGGTGGGAATCCATCTGTTTGATCCGATCAAAACGGACACCTTTCTTCCATTCCTAGCGGAGCTTGGTGTAATCATCTTGCTGTTTCAGGTTGGGTTAGAATCTAACATTTCTGAGATGCGTAAAGTAGGATGGCGCGCTTTTTTAGTTGCTATCGTTGGAGTCGTAGCCCCGTTCGTTTTAGGAACCTGGGTGGTCGGCCCATGGCTGTTGCCAGGTCTCGAGAATAACACTTACCTCTTTTTAGGAGCAGCTCTCACAGCAACTTCCGTAGGTATTACCGCACGGGTCTTTAAGGATATGGGCAAGCTTAACACCTCAGAAGCAAAGATTGTTTTAGGTGCGGCTGTGATCGACGATGTTATTGGATTAATCATCCTGGCAGTAGTCTCTGCATTGGTGTCATCCGGTAGTGTGAGTTTAGCCACGGTGGCTATTATATTTGGAAAGTCTCTCGCTTTCCTGGTTGGAGCAATAGTGGTCGGACAGTTGATAGCTCCATATATAGGAAAGTTCATGTCCAAGATCCATACCGGAATTGGCATGAAGTTTACTATCGCCATAAGTTTTGCTTTGGTATTTGCCGCGCTGGCCGGACTAATCGGTCTGGCTCCAATTGTGGGAGCCTTTGCCGCCGGTCTGGTATTGGACCCGGTCCATTTTGACTATTTCTCCAAGCCAGCTGCAGCGGCCGACCTTGCCAAGTATGCGGAATCTTCCAGCGATGACAGTCATAAAGAAAAGTTGTTAGCTAAAGCCAAGCATCACAGCGACAAGCATATCGAAGAGCTGATAGAGCCGGTTGCAGTGTTCCTAGTTCCTGTGTTTTTCGTGATGACAGGTATGAGCGTAAACTTGGAAACCCTATTTGATCCTAAGATCCTGCTAGCAGGGCTAGGCATTACCATTGCGGCTTTTGCCGGAAAGATTATCGCCGGTGCAGTTGCCGGCAAGGTGAGTAAATCTTTGGTCGGATTCGGAATGGTGCCTCGAGGCGAGGTAGGACTGATCTTTGCCACCATCGGCAAACAGCTGGGCGTGGTTCCAGATACCGTATTCTCTGTAATCCTGATCATGGTTATCCTTACCACCCTGCTCACGCCGCCGATCTTGTCTTATATGCTCAAAGACAAGCCGAATAATCCAGAACCTGTGCCTGCAACGTAA
- a CDS encoding DUF2975 domain-containing protein codes for MKKGSTLFLKLVIIFMGLVALGVIGVAIPIAFITGERTNEYVPFWILIYLTAIPFFMALLEGMRLLGFIDKNTAFSNNSVAALGKIKIYAIVMTVLYLACLPWVFKAADADDSPGMVLMWTAFSCAPLVIAVFAALLKTLLKNVIDIKAENDLTV; via the coding sequence ATGAAGAAGGGTTCAACTTTGTTTCTTAAGCTGGTTATCATTTTTATGGGCTTAGTGGCTCTGGGGGTGATTGGGGTCGCTATACCTATCGCCTTTATAACGGGCGAACGCACGAATGAATACGTGCCGTTTTGGATTCTGATTTATCTAACAGCCATCCCGTTTTTTATGGCCTTATTAGAAGGAATGAGATTGTTAGGTTTCATCGATAAAAATACTGCCTTTTCCAATAATTCTGTGGCAGCCCTGGGTAAGATTAAAATTTATGCCATCGTAATGACCGTATTGTATTTAGCATGCTTGCCATGGGTGTTTAAAGCAGCGGATGCGGATGATTCTCCTGGTATGGTTTTAATGTGGACCGCATTTAGCTGTGCTCCACTCGTGATCGCCGTGTTTGCGGCATTGTTAAAAACTTTGCTTAAGAATGTGATCGATATCAAAGCAGAAAATGATCTAACTGTTTAA
- a CDS encoding helix-turn-helix transcriptional regulator: protein MGIIINIDVMLAKRKMSVTELTEKVGITMANLSILKNGKARAIRFSTLEAICKALDCQPGDILEYKTKK, encoded by the coding sequence ATGGGAATTATTATCAACATCGATGTCATGCTGGCTAAAAGAAAGATGAGCGTTACAGAGCTTACCGAAAAAGTGGGGATTACGATGGCAAATCTTTCTATTTTAAAGAATGGCAAGGCTAGAGCAATTCGATTTTCTACTCTGGAAGCGATCTGCAAGGCTCTGGATTGCCAGCCTGGAGACATTTTAGAATATAAAACTAAAAAATAA